The genomic region CCATGCTCCTGGTCGCCAACCGGGTGGACAACTCGCAGGTCGAGGCTGAGGCGGCGTCACTGTGGTCCCTGGGATTAGGTGAGCCGCACCCGGTGTCGGCCTTGCACGGGCGGGGGAGTGGTGACCTTCTTGACGCGGTTGTGGCCCTGCTGCCCCAGCGGCGGCGGGTGCCCGCGGTCGCGGGGCCTCACCGGATCGCGCTGGTCGGTCGGCCCAACGTGGGCAAGTCGAGCCTGCTGAATCGTCTGGCGGGACAGTCCCGCAGCGTGGTGCACGAAGTCGCGGGCACGACCGTTGACCCCGTCGATGAGGTAGTGCATCTCGGTGGCCGCTCGTGGGTGTTCGTCGACACCGCTGGACTGCGCCGGCGGGTCCGGGAAGCTCACGGCCATGAGTTCTACGCCAGTCTTCGCACCCGAACAGCTATAGAGAGGGCCGAGCTCGCGGTCGTGGTCCTGGACGCCGGTGAGGTTCTCAGCGAGCAGGACGTCAACGTCGCGAACATGGTCGTCGACTCCGGCCGCGCCCTGATCATCGCCTACAACAAGTGGGATCTGGTCGACGAGGAGCGCCGCCGGTATCTCGAACGGGATCTGGAAAGGGATCTGGGATTCATATCTTGGGCGCCGCGCGTGAACGTCTCGGCCCTGACTGGGCGCCGCGTGGACAAACTCGTGCCCGCCTTCGACGCGGCACTCGCGGGCTGGGAGACGCGGGTGCCCACAGGTCGACTGAACAGCTTCCTGAACGAGCTGGCGGCGCGCAATCCGCATCCCGTGCGTGGCGGCAAGCAGCCGCGCGTGTTGTTCGG from Candidatus Nanopelagicales bacterium harbors:
- the der gene encoding ribosome biogenesis GTPase Der, with the translated sequence MTDDQEFADLTPIDGEWVSDSDTDEGMLAEAMSAARTEQVLEAEPTAEELPVVAVVGRPNVGKSTLVNRILGRREAVVEDVPGVTRDRVAYQAEWAGRRFIALDTGGWDRTATGRAASVAAQAERAMREADVTLFVVDATVGPTSSDEDVVKVLRSAKKPMLLVANRVDNSQVEAEAASLWSLGLGEPHPVSALHGRGSGDLLDAVVALLPQRRRVPAVAGPHRIALVGRPNVGKSSLLNRLAGQSRSVVHEVAGTTVDPVDEVVHLGGRSWVFVDTAGLRRRVREAHGHEFYASLRTRTAIERAELAVVVLDAGEVLSEQDVNVANMVVDSGRALIIAYNKWDLVDEERRRYLERDLERDLGFISWAPRVNVSALTGRRVDKLVPAFDAALAGWETRVPTGRLNSFLNELAARNPHPVRGGKQPRVLFGTQASIRPPTFVLFTSGFLEAGYRRFIERSLREEFGFVGTPIRIGLRVRTKRQR